Proteins encoded in a region of the Sander lucioperca isolate FBNREF2018 chromosome 4, SLUC_FBN_1.2, whole genome shotgun sequence genome:
- the tlr3 gene encoding toll-like receptor 3 isoform X1, protein MFSNLKSFTLGPVFEVFEMMRAPCSLLPVVITICYLMAGPHNCVAIPKKTSCYVQDGRADCRHLSLSAVPPDLPRNITSLDMSHNRLKGIPPATLTPYPGLLHLNIGYNSITKLDPGLCQTLPLLQTLNMEHNQVYVLKTEDMSHCTNLTRLIMASNKLKLQGEPFSALQSLKVLDVSMNKLQSAKLSSQPQLPSLVSLSLAFNVFTTLKKDDFSFLNQSFLQVLNMSSVPLKTLEPGCFTPISSLRTLIMDGSNMGTLVISKLCSELSGSSIDVLFLRKMKLITLSNNTFKGLQKTNLTFLDLSRNGMVTIEPGSFQWLSRLLTLILTDNNIKLLTMDTFQGLKSLKKLQLTKALVGGHPTPVIKDFSFQPLSALESLILQRTAVHAITEYTFTGLTSLKELDMSWSRYDSLRNITKKTLVSLAGSPLRKLNLTGTAIAQINPGCFSVLRNLTTLLLDFNFIKQNITGKEFEGLGQVEEIHMSNNHQTVNLGSMSFVNVPKLRFLTLARSLRAEAVNLNPSPFRPLPNLTFLDLSNNNIANIRENMLEGLVNLKVLKLQHNNFARLWKSANLGGPVLFLKHTLRLTTLEMDSNGLDEIPAEALRGLSDLRQLSLANNLINRLKDSIFDDLNSLQVLNLQKNLITAVRPEVFKTPLSNLRLLVIDKNPFDCTCESMLWFVTWLNDTNVTSVPGLRDQYMCNTPLGYFNRSIMDFDGLSCKDMTPFQALYILSSTAVITLIVTALLVRFQGWRIQFYWNILINRTLGFSDATVEEGREFEYDAYIIHAEEDSSWVERRMVPLENDQCKFCLEDRDAVPGTSQLQSIVENMRNSRKILFVVTETLLKDPWCRRFKAHHALHQVIEASRDSVVLVFLQDVHDYKLSHSLLLRRGMLRPCCILDWPVHKERVPAFHQKLLIALGMTNRLQN, encoded by the exons ATGTTTAGTAATCTCAAGTCCTTCACACTGGGTCCAGTCTTTGAA gtttttgaaATGATGCGTGCCCCTTGTTCCCTTCTCCCGGTGGTGATCACCATATGTTATTTAATGGCGGGACCGCACAATTGCGTGGCAATCCCGAAGAAGACTTCTTGCTATGTGCAAGACGGCAGAGCTGACTGTCGCCACCTCAGCCTCAGTGCGGTCCCTCCAGACCTTCCCAGGAACATCACCAGCCTGGATATGTCTCACAACCGATTAAAGGGGATCCCCCCTGCGACACTAACCCCATACCCAGGACTACTCCACCTCAATATCGGGTACAACAGTATCACCAAGCTGGACCCGGGTTTGTGCCAGACTCTGCCCCTGCTGCAGACACTGAACATGGAGCACAATCAAGTGTATGTGCTGAAGACGGAGGACATGAGCCATTGCACTAATCTAACACGGTTGATTATGGCTAGTAATAAGCTAAAGCTACAAGGAGAGCCCTTCTCTGCACTACAG AGCCTGAAAGTTCTTGATGTTTCCATGAACAAACTGCAGTCAGCTAAGCTCAGTTCTCAGCCTCAGCTGCCCAGCCTCGTGAGCCTCAGTCTGGCATTCAATGTCTTCACCACTCTCAAGAAAGATGACTTTTCATTTCTTAACCAATCGTTTCTACAAGTCCTCAACATGTCATCTGTGCCCCTAAAAACG TTGGAGCCTGGTTGCTTTACGCCCATTTCAAGCCTCCGTACTTTGATCATGGATGGAAGCAATATGGGCACACTGGTTATTTCTAAACTCTGCTCGGAGCTGTCAGGGTCATCCATTGATGTTCTGTTTCTTCGGAAGATGAAGCTGATCACGCTCTCAAACAACACCTTCAAAGGGCTACAGAAAACAAATCTAACCTTTCTGGATCTGTCCCGTAATGGCATGGTTACAATTGAACCAGGCTCATTTCAGTGGCTGTCCAGACTTCTGACTCTAATTTTGACAGACAACAACATCAAGCTCCTGACCATGGACACATTTCAGGGGctcaaaagtttgaaaaaactCCAATTGACAAAAGCTCTTGTGGGCGGTCATCCCACACCAGTTATCAAGGATTTCTCCTTCCAACCATTAAGTGCTCTGGAAAGTTTGATATTACAGAGAACTGCAGTTCATGCAATCACAGAGTACACATTTACAGGCTTGACAAGTCTTAAAGAACTCGATATGAGCTGGAGTAGATATGACTCACTCAGAAACATCACCAAAAAGACCTTAGTCTCACTCGCGGGATCACCTCTCAGAAAGCTAAATCTAACAGGAACAGCTATAGCACAGATTAATCCTGGATGCTTCTCCGTTTTGAGAAATCTCACCACTCTTCTTCTAGATTTCAACTTTATCAAGCAAAATATCACTGGCAAAGAGTTTGAAGGCCTGGGCCAGGTTGAAGAGATTCACATGTCCAATAACCACCAGACAGTCAATCTAGGCTCCATGTCGTTCGTTAATGTGCCCAAACTTAGGTTCCTGACTTTGGCAAGAAGTCTTAGAGCCGAAGCCGTGAACCTGAATCCCTCTCCATTCCGTCCCCTGCCCAACCTCACCTTCCTGGATCTCAGCAACAACAATATTGCTAACATCAGAGAGAATATGTTGGAGGGGCTTGTGAACCTGAAGGTGCTGAAGCTCCAACACAACAACTTTGCCCGTTTGTGGAAGAGTGCCAACCTTGGTGGGCCGGTGTTgtttctcaaacacacactgaggttGACAACCTTAGAGATGGATAGTAACGGGCTGGATGAGATCCCAGCAGAGGCTCTGAGAGGGTTGAGTGACCTTCGTCAACTCAGCCTGGCCAACAACCTCATCAATAGGCTTAAGGACTCAATTTTTGATGACCTGAACTCACTGCAGGTTTTAAATTTGCAGAAGAATCTGATTACGGCTGTGAGGCCTGAGGTGTTCAAAACTCCTCTAAGCAACCTCAGGCTGCTTGTCATAGACAAAAATCCATTTGACTGCACGTGTGAGAGCATGCTGTGGTTCGTGACATGGTTGAATGACACAAATGTGACCAGTGTGCCAGGTCTCAGGGACCAGTACATGTGCAACACTCCACTAGGGTATTTCAACCGCTCCATCATGGATTTTGACGGCCTTTCTTGCAAAGATATGACCCCATTTCAGGCTCTTTACATACTAAGCAGCACAGCTGTCATCACGCTCATAGTAACTGCGCTTCTGGTGCGGTTCCAAGGCTGGAGGATCCAGTTTTATTGGAACATATTGATCAATCGCACATTAGGATTCAGCGACGCCACAGTTGAAGAGGGCAGGGAATTTGAGTATGATGCTTACATCATACATGCAGAGGAAGACAGCAGCTGGGTGGAAAGAAGGATGGTCCCCTTAGAGAATGACCAGTGCAAGTTTTGTTTGGAGGATCGAGATGCAGTCCCTGGCACGTCACAGCTTCAATCCATTGTGGAAAATATGAGAAATTCCAGAAAAATCTTGTTTGTCGTCACTGAAACTCTTCTCAAAGATCCCTGGTGTAGACG
- the tlr3 gene encoding toll-like receptor 3 isoform X2: protein MQRQTLVFEMMRAPCSLLPVVITICYLMAGPHNCVAIPKKTSCYVQDGRADCRHLSLSAVPPDLPRNITSLDMSHNRLKGIPPATLTPYPGLLHLNIGYNSITKLDPGLCQTLPLLQTLNMEHNQVYVLKTEDMSHCTNLTRLIMASNKLKLQGEPFSALQSLKVLDVSMNKLQSAKLSSQPQLPSLVSLSLAFNVFTTLKKDDFSFLNQSFLQVLNMSSVPLKTLEPGCFTPISSLRTLIMDGSNMGTLVISKLCSELSGSSIDVLFLRKMKLITLSNNTFKGLQKTNLTFLDLSRNGMVTIEPGSFQWLSRLLTLILTDNNIKLLTMDTFQGLKSLKKLQLTKALVGGHPTPVIKDFSFQPLSALESLILQRTAVHAITEYTFTGLTSLKELDMSWSRYDSLRNITKKTLVSLAGSPLRKLNLTGTAIAQINPGCFSVLRNLTTLLLDFNFIKQNITGKEFEGLGQVEEIHMSNNHQTVNLGSMSFVNVPKLRFLTLARSLRAEAVNLNPSPFRPLPNLTFLDLSNNNIANIRENMLEGLVNLKVLKLQHNNFARLWKSANLGGPVLFLKHTLRLTTLEMDSNGLDEIPAEALRGLSDLRQLSLANNLINRLKDSIFDDLNSLQVLNLQKNLITAVRPEVFKTPLSNLRLLVIDKNPFDCTCESMLWFVTWLNDTNVTSVPGLRDQYMCNTPLGYFNRSIMDFDGLSCKDMTPFQALYILSSTAVITLIVTALLVRFQGWRIQFYWNILINRTLGFSDATVEEGREFEYDAYIIHAEEDSSWVERRMVPLENDQCKFCLEDRDAVPGTSQLQSIVENMRNSRKILFVVTETLLKDPWCRRFKAHHALHQVIEASRDSVVLVFLQDVHDYKLSHSLLLRRGMLRPCCILDWPVHKERVPAFHQKLLIALGMTNRLQN, encoded by the exons ATGCAAAGGCAAACTCTG gtttttgaaATGATGCGTGCCCCTTGTTCCCTTCTCCCGGTGGTGATCACCATATGTTATTTAATGGCGGGACCGCACAATTGCGTGGCAATCCCGAAGAAGACTTCTTGCTATGTGCAAGACGGCAGAGCTGACTGTCGCCACCTCAGCCTCAGTGCGGTCCCTCCAGACCTTCCCAGGAACATCACCAGCCTGGATATGTCTCACAACCGATTAAAGGGGATCCCCCCTGCGACACTAACCCCATACCCAGGACTACTCCACCTCAATATCGGGTACAACAGTATCACCAAGCTGGACCCGGGTTTGTGCCAGACTCTGCCCCTGCTGCAGACACTGAACATGGAGCACAATCAAGTGTATGTGCTGAAGACGGAGGACATGAGCCATTGCACTAATCTAACACGGTTGATTATGGCTAGTAATAAGCTAAAGCTACAAGGAGAGCCCTTCTCTGCACTACAG AGCCTGAAAGTTCTTGATGTTTCCATGAACAAACTGCAGTCAGCTAAGCTCAGTTCTCAGCCTCAGCTGCCCAGCCTCGTGAGCCTCAGTCTGGCATTCAATGTCTTCACCACTCTCAAGAAAGATGACTTTTCATTTCTTAACCAATCGTTTCTACAAGTCCTCAACATGTCATCTGTGCCCCTAAAAACG TTGGAGCCTGGTTGCTTTACGCCCATTTCAAGCCTCCGTACTTTGATCATGGATGGAAGCAATATGGGCACACTGGTTATTTCTAAACTCTGCTCGGAGCTGTCAGGGTCATCCATTGATGTTCTGTTTCTTCGGAAGATGAAGCTGATCACGCTCTCAAACAACACCTTCAAAGGGCTACAGAAAACAAATCTAACCTTTCTGGATCTGTCCCGTAATGGCATGGTTACAATTGAACCAGGCTCATTTCAGTGGCTGTCCAGACTTCTGACTCTAATTTTGACAGACAACAACATCAAGCTCCTGACCATGGACACATTTCAGGGGctcaaaagtttgaaaaaactCCAATTGACAAAAGCTCTTGTGGGCGGTCATCCCACACCAGTTATCAAGGATTTCTCCTTCCAACCATTAAGTGCTCTGGAAAGTTTGATATTACAGAGAACTGCAGTTCATGCAATCACAGAGTACACATTTACAGGCTTGACAAGTCTTAAAGAACTCGATATGAGCTGGAGTAGATATGACTCACTCAGAAACATCACCAAAAAGACCTTAGTCTCACTCGCGGGATCACCTCTCAGAAAGCTAAATCTAACAGGAACAGCTATAGCACAGATTAATCCTGGATGCTTCTCCGTTTTGAGAAATCTCACCACTCTTCTTCTAGATTTCAACTTTATCAAGCAAAATATCACTGGCAAAGAGTTTGAAGGCCTGGGCCAGGTTGAAGAGATTCACATGTCCAATAACCACCAGACAGTCAATCTAGGCTCCATGTCGTTCGTTAATGTGCCCAAACTTAGGTTCCTGACTTTGGCAAGAAGTCTTAGAGCCGAAGCCGTGAACCTGAATCCCTCTCCATTCCGTCCCCTGCCCAACCTCACCTTCCTGGATCTCAGCAACAACAATATTGCTAACATCAGAGAGAATATGTTGGAGGGGCTTGTGAACCTGAAGGTGCTGAAGCTCCAACACAACAACTTTGCCCGTTTGTGGAAGAGTGCCAACCTTGGTGGGCCGGTGTTgtttctcaaacacacactgaggttGACAACCTTAGAGATGGATAGTAACGGGCTGGATGAGATCCCAGCAGAGGCTCTGAGAGGGTTGAGTGACCTTCGTCAACTCAGCCTGGCCAACAACCTCATCAATAGGCTTAAGGACTCAATTTTTGATGACCTGAACTCACTGCAGGTTTTAAATTTGCAGAAGAATCTGATTACGGCTGTGAGGCCTGAGGTGTTCAAAACTCCTCTAAGCAACCTCAGGCTGCTTGTCATAGACAAAAATCCATTTGACTGCACGTGTGAGAGCATGCTGTGGTTCGTGACATGGTTGAATGACACAAATGTGACCAGTGTGCCAGGTCTCAGGGACCAGTACATGTGCAACACTCCACTAGGGTATTTCAACCGCTCCATCATGGATTTTGACGGCCTTTCTTGCAAAGATATGACCCCATTTCAGGCTCTTTACATACTAAGCAGCACAGCTGTCATCACGCTCATAGTAACTGCGCTTCTGGTGCGGTTCCAAGGCTGGAGGATCCAGTTTTATTGGAACATATTGATCAATCGCACATTAGGATTCAGCGACGCCACAGTTGAAGAGGGCAGGGAATTTGAGTATGATGCTTACATCATACATGCAGAGGAAGACAGCAGCTGGGTGGAAAGAAGGATGGTCCCCTTAGAGAATGACCAGTGCAAGTTTTGTTTGGAGGATCGAGATGCAGTCCCTGGCACGTCACAGCTTCAATCCATTGTGGAAAATATGAGAAATTCCAGAAAAATCTTGTTTGTCGTCACTGAAACTCTTCTCAAAGATCCCTGGTGTAGACG
- the tlr3 gene encoding toll-like receptor 3 isoform X3, protein MMRAPCSLLPVVITICYLMAGPHNCVAIPKKTSCYVQDGRADCRHLSLSAVPPDLPRNITSLDMSHNRLKGIPPATLTPYPGLLHLNIGYNSITKLDPGLCQTLPLLQTLNMEHNQVYVLKTEDMSHCTNLTRLIMASNKLKLQGEPFSALQSLKVLDVSMNKLQSAKLSSQPQLPSLVSLSLAFNVFTTLKKDDFSFLNQSFLQVLNMSSVPLKTLEPGCFTPISSLRTLIMDGSNMGTLVISKLCSELSGSSIDVLFLRKMKLITLSNNTFKGLQKTNLTFLDLSRNGMVTIEPGSFQWLSRLLTLILTDNNIKLLTMDTFQGLKSLKKLQLTKALVGGHPTPVIKDFSFQPLSALESLILQRTAVHAITEYTFTGLTSLKELDMSWSRYDSLRNITKKTLVSLAGSPLRKLNLTGTAIAQINPGCFSVLRNLTTLLLDFNFIKQNITGKEFEGLGQVEEIHMSNNHQTVNLGSMSFVNVPKLRFLTLARSLRAEAVNLNPSPFRPLPNLTFLDLSNNNIANIRENMLEGLVNLKVLKLQHNNFARLWKSANLGGPVLFLKHTLRLTTLEMDSNGLDEIPAEALRGLSDLRQLSLANNLINRLKDSIFDDLNSLQVLNLQKNLITAVRPEVFKTPLSNLRLLVIDKNPFDCTCESMLWFVTWLNDTNVTSVPGLRDQYMCNTPLGYFNRSIMDFDGLSCKDMTPFQALYILSSTAVITLIVTALLVRFQGWRIQFYWNILINRTLGFSDATVEEGREFEYDAYIIHAEEDSSWVERRMVPLENDQCKFCLEDRDAVPGTSQLQSIVENMRNSRKILFVVTETLLKDPWCRRFKAHHALHQVIEASRDSVVLVFLQDVHDYKLSHSLLLRRGMLRPCCILDWPVHKERVPAFHQKLLIALGMTNRLQN, encoded by the exons ATGATGCGTGCCCCTTGTTCCCTTCTCCCGGTGGTGATCACCATATGTTATTTAATGGCGGGACCGCACAATTGCGTGGCAATCCCGAAGAAGACTTCTTGCTATGTGCAAGACGGCAGAGCTGACTGTCGCCACCTCAGCCTCAGTGCGGTCCCTCCAGACCTTCCCAGGAACATCACCAGCCTGGATATGTCTCACAACCGATTAAAGGGGATCCCCCCTGCGACACTAACCCCATACCCAGGACTACTCCACCTCAATATCGGGTACAACAGTATCACCAAGCTGGACCCGGGTTTGTGCCAGACTCTGCCCCTGCTGCAGACACTGAACATGGAGCACAATCAAGTGTATGTGCTGAAGACGGAGGACATGAGCCATTGCACTAATCTAACACGGTTGATTATGGCTAGTAATAAGCTAAAGCTACAAGGAGAGCCCTTCTCTGCACTACAG AGCCTGAAAGTTCTTGATGTTTCCATGAACAAACTGCAGTCAGCTAAGCTCAGTTCTCAGCCTCAGCTGCCCAGCCTCGTGAGCCTCAGTCTGGCATTCAATGTCTTCACCACTCTCAAGAAAGATGACTTTTCATTTCTTAACCAATCGTTTCTACAAGTCCTCAACATGTCATCTGTGCCCCTAAAAACG TTGGAGCCTGGTTGCTTTACGCCCATTTCAAGCCTCCGTACTTTGATCATGGATGGAAGCAATATGGGCACACTGGTTATTTCTAAACTCTGCTCGGAGCTGTCAGGGTCATCCATTGATGTTCTGTTTCTTCGGAAGATGAAGCTGATCACGCTCTCAAACAACACCTTCAAAGGGCTACAGAAAACAAATCTAACCTTTCTGGATCTGTCCCGTAATGGCATGGTTACAATTGAACCAGGCTCATTTCAGTGGCTGTCCAGACTTCTGACTCTAATTTTGACAGACAACAACATCAAGCTCCTGACCATGGACACATTTCAGGGGctcaaaagtttgaaaaaactCCAATTGACAAAAGCTCTTGTGGGCGGTCATCCCACACCAGTTATCAAGGATTTCTCCTTCCAACCATTAAGTGCTCTGGAAAGTTTGATATTACAGAGAACTGCAGTTCATGCAATCACAGAGTACACATTTACAGGCTTGACAAGTCTTAAAGAACTCGATATGAGCTGGAGTAGATATGACTCACTCAGAAACATCACCAAAAAGACCTTAGTCTCACTCGCGGGATCACCTCTCAGAAAGCTAAATCTAACAGGAACAGCTATAGCACAGATTAATCCTGGATGCTTCTCCGTTTTGAGAAATCTCACCACTCTTCTTCTAGATTTCAACTTTATCAAGCAAAATATCACTGGCAAAGAGTTTGAAGGCCTGGGCCAGGTTGAAGAGATTCACATGTCCAATAACCACCAGACAGTCAATCTAGGCTCCATGTCGTTCGTTAATGTGCCCAAACTTAGGTTCCTGACTTTGGCAAGAAGTCTTAGAGCCGAAGCCGTGAACCTGAATCCCTCTCCATTCCGTCCCCTGCCCAACCTCACCTTCCTGGATCTCAGCAACAACAATATTGCTAACATCAGAGAGAATATGTTGGAGGGGCTTGTGAACCTGAAGGTGCTGAAGCTCCAACACAACAACTTTGCCCGTTTGTGGAAGAGTGCCAACCTTGGTGGGCCGGTGTTgtttctcaaacacacactgaggttGACAACCTTAGAGATGGATAGTAACGGGCTGGATGAGATCCCAGCAGAGGCTCTGAGAGGGTTGAGTGACCTTCGTCAACTCAGCCTGGCCAACAACCTCATCAATAGGCTTAAGGACTCAATTTTTGATGACCTGAACTCACTGCAGGTTTTAAATTTGCAGAAGAATCTGATTACGGCTGTGAGGCCTGAGGTGTTCAAAACTCCTCTAAGCAACCTCAGGCTGCTTGTCATAGACAAAAATCCATTTGACTGCACGTGTGAGAGCATGCTGTGGTTCGTGACATGGTTGAATGACACAAATGTGACCAGTGTGCCAGGTCTCAGGGACCAGTACATGTGCAACACTCCACTAGGGTATTTCAACCGCTCCATCATGGATTTTGACGGCCTTTCTTGCAAAGATATGACCCCATTTCAGGCTCTTTACATACTAAGCAGCACAGCTGTCATCACGCTCATAGTAACTGCGCTTCTGGTGCGGTTCCAAGGCTGGAGGATCCAGTTTTATTGGAACATATTGATCAATCGCACATTAGGATTCAGCGACGCCACAGTTGAAGAGGGCAGGGAATTTGAGTATGATGCTTACATCATACATGCAGAGGAAGACAGCAGCTGGGTGGAAAGAAGGATGGTCCCCTTAGAGAATGACCAGTGCAAGTTTTGTTTGGAGGATCGAGATGCAGTCCCTGGCACGTCACAGCTTCAATCCATTGTGGAAAATATGAGAAATTCCAGAAAAATCTTGTTTGTCGTCACTGAAACTCTTCTCAAAGATCCCTGGTGTAGACG